A genome region from Cucumis sativus cultivar 9930 chromosome 4, Cucumber_9930_V3, whole genome shotgun sequence includes the following:
- the LOC101221318 gene encoding probable LRR receptor-like serine/threonine-protein kinase At1g07650, which yields MAPEYATRGYLTYKANVYNFGIVALEIALTMKEKDSLMELVDPKLGLNFNEEEAMKMMNIAFLFPNVSPSAIPTMSFVVGMLEGKVVVKELVSDSDDMRKEMRAMWTLIQQNETVIEDENENETESLSFVNMRSTSSSTSMKNKN from the exons ATGGCACCAGAATATGCAACAAGAGGCTATTTAACATATAAAGCAAATGTTTACAACTTTGGTATTGTGGCATTGGAAATC GCTCTTACGATGAAGGAGAAAGATAGTTTAATGGAGCTAGTTGATCCAAAGTTGGGCTTAAACTTCAACGAGGAAGAGGcaatgaaaatgatgaatattgcttttcttttccccaATGTGTCTCCCTCGGCCATACCTACAATGTCCTTTGTGGTGGGCATGCTGGAAGGTAAGGTTGTTGTCAAGGAGTTAGTTTCAGATTCTGATGACATGAGAAAGGAGATGAGGGCAATGTGGACTCTTATTCAGCAGAATGAAACGGTAATCGAGGACGAGAATGAGAATGAAACTGAGAGCCTATCATTCGTAAACATGCGATCAACCAGTTCTTCGACAtcaatgaagaacaaaaactaG
- the LOC101221555 gene encoding probable leucine-rich repeat receptor-like serine/threonine-protein kinase At3g14840 yields MARFLAVFLFFSLAYAAARLPADEVEALRVIGRTLGKANWNFTSDPCGGVNGDWVTTSMELGFTNNLTCNCNFQNGKVCHVTKIRLRSLNLPGTLPPQIANLTYLEELDLSRNYLSGSIPPEWGLTKLVNLSLLGNQLTGPIPKEIGNIGTLKELILEVNYFSGSLPQELGKLKSLTRLLISSNNFTGELPSSLGKITTMTDLRISDNNFTGPIPNFIQNWPKLITLSIQASGLSGPIPPLISRLTLLVDLRISDLNGGSSRFPLVNTLTNLKTLILRSCNIIGMLPPTFNGLDNAKTIDFSFNKITGPIPPGFEVLKQVDRIYLAGNMLSGAVPRWMLQEGENIDLSYNKFTETDFQATGCEARSLNLFASSAQDISSGTVSCLAGSCDKTWYSLHINCGGKEDLVNGTVRYDGDTNTGKSSLFFQGGANWGFSNTGSFMDDDRSTDDFIALSPPELPMKGLELYTSARISPISLSYYAYCMGNGKYTLSLHFAEIEFGYVRTYKSLGRRVFDVYVQRVLVLKDFNIADEAGGVGKPLIKKFPVSITNGTVEVRLFWAGKGTNSIPSRGTYGPLISAISLVPDFDPPTEGGSAISAGVVVGIVAAVVFFIILLLGVLWWRGSQRKKSTLEQELKDLDLGTGSFSLRQIKASTKNFDVANKIGEGGFGPVYKGVLNDGSVIAVKQLSSKSKQGNREFLNEIGMISALQHPHLVKLFGCCIEGDQLLLIYEYLENNSLARALFGPEEYQLKLDWPTRQKICVGIAKGLAYLHDESRLKIVHRDIKATNVLLDKKLNPKISDFGLARLDDEGNTHISTRVAGTYGYMAPEYAMRGYLTDKADVYSFGVVALEIVGGRSNTSFGTKDDCLYLLDYANLLKVRGDLLDLVDSRLGSDFNKTEAMTMINIALQCTDISAADRPSMSTVVGILEGKIAVEELASDPNVSKQDVNAMWCQIYRQKGKTMSETQSMLTCESESETQSMLMDGPWTDSSIADSDSHPHHG; encoded by the exons ATGGCTCGATTCCTCgccgtttttcttttcttctctctcgcCTACGCCGCTGCTCGGCTGCCGGCCGACGAAG TTGAGGCGTTGAGGGTGATCGGAAGAACGTTGGGGAAGGCAAATTGGAATTTCACGTCGGATCCATGCGGCGGTGTGAACGGCGATTGGGTAACAACTTCTATGGAATTGGGGTTTACTAATAATCTCACATGTAACTGCAATTTCCAGAATGGCAAAGTTTGTCACGTCACTAAAAT ACGTCTAAGATCACTGAACCTTCCGGGTACTCTGCCACCACAAATAGCGAATCTGACTTACTTGGAAGAACT TGATCTTTCCCGCAACTATCTCAGTGGATCAATTCCTCCAGAATGGGGTCTCACAAAGCTTGTCAACCT TTCCCTTCTTGGAAATCAATTGACGGGTCCAATTCCTAAAGAGATTGGAAACATCGGCACTCTTAAAGAGTT GATCCttgaagttaattatttttctggAAGTCTACCTCAAGAACTTGGAAAGTTGAAGAGCTTAACAAGATT ACTTATTTCCTCAAACAACTTTACTGGGGAGCTCCCATCTTCACTGGGAAAGATAACCACAATGACGGATCT TCGAATTAGTGATAATAACTTCACAGGACCAATACCTAACTTCATTCAGAATTGGCCAAAGCTTATAACACT ATCTATTCAGGCAAGTGGGCTGAGTGGACCAATTCCTCCTCTAATTTCACGTTTGACATTATTAGTTGATCT GAGAATCAGTGACTTGAATGGAGGTTCATCGCGATTTCCACTAGTTAATACTTTGACGAACTTAAAAACCCT GATATTGAGGAGTTGCAATATAATTGGGATGCTGCCTCCCACGTTTAATGGATTGGATAACGCGAAAACCAT AGACTTTAGCTTCAACAAAATTACTGGACCAATACCTCCCGGCTTTGAAGTTTTGAAACAAGTGGATAGAAT ATATTTAGCTGGAAACATGCTAAGTGGAGCTGTGCCTCGTTGGATGCTGCAGGAGGGAGAAAACAT TGATCTCTCTTATAACAAATTTACCGAGACAGATTTTCAGGCCACTGGATGTGAAGCAAGAAGCTT AAACCTGTTCGCGAGCTCTGCACAAGACATTAGTTC TGGAACAGTTTCATGTTTAGCGGGCTCTTGTGATAAAA CTTGGTACTCTCTCCATATCAATTGCGGTGGGAAGGAAGATTTAGTAAACGGAACAGTCAGGTATGATGGAGACACAAACACAGGCAAATcatcattgttttttcaagGTGGAGCTAATTGGGGATTTAGCAACACTGGTAGTTTTATGGACGATGATCGCTCAACAGATGACTTTATTGCATTAAGTCCACCTGAACTCCCAATGAAAGGTCTTGAATTGTACACGAGTGCACGGATTTCTCCAATCTCTCTTAGTTATTATGCATATTGCATGGGTAATGGAAAATACACATTAAGCCTCCATTTTGCTGAGATAGAGTTCGGTTATGTCAGAACATACAAAAGCCTTGGCAGACGCGTATTTGATGTCTACGTTCAG AGAGTGCTGGTGTTGAAGGATTTCAATATTGCAGATGAAGCAGGTGGTGTTGGCAAACCTCTTATAAAGAAATTTCCTGTTTCTATTACTAATGGTACTGTAGAGGTCCGCTTATTTTGGGCTGGGAAGGGGACAAATTCAATCCCTTCAAGAGGAACTTATGGTCCTCTAATTTCAGCCATTTCTCTTGTACCTG ACTTTGATCCACCAACAGAAGGTGGAAGTGCCATATCTGCTGGTGTAGTGGTTGGAATTGTGGCTGCTGTGGTCTTTTTTATCATCTTGCTTCTTGGAGTCTTGTGGTGGAGAGGCagccaaagaaagaaaagcacaCTTGAACAAG AGTTGAAGGACCTCGATCTAGGAACAGGATCATTTTCATTAAGACAAATTAAAGCTTCTACTAAGAATTTTGATGTTGCCAATAAGATCGGAGAAGGTGGTTTTGGTCCTGTTTACAAG GGAGTTCTTAATGATGGCAGTGTAATCGCAGTGAAGCAACTTTCTTCAAAGTCAAAGCAAGGAAATCGTGAATTTTTGAATGAGATAGGCATGATATCTGCATTGCAGCACCCTCATCTAGTGAAGCTTTTTGGATGTTGTATTGAAGGAGATCAACTTTTGCTAATCTACGAGTATCTGGAAAATAATAGCCTTGCTCGTGCCTTATTCG GACCTGAAGAATATCAACTGAAATTGGATTGGCCAACAAGGCAGAAGATTTGTGTTGGTATTGCTAAAGGTTTAGCATATCTTCATGATGAGTCAAGATTAAAGATCGTTCACCGAGATATCAAAGCTACCAATGTTCTTCTCGATAAAAAACTAAACCCTAAGATTTCCGACTTTGGCTTGGCCAGGCTGGATGACGAAGGAAATACACACATCAGCACACGGGTTGCTGGAACCTA tgGATACATGGCACCAGAATATGCAATGCGAGGCTACTTAACTGATAAAGCAGATGTTTACAGCTTTGGTGTGGTGGCATTAGAAATCGTGGGTGGTCGAAGCAACACAAGTTTTGGAACCAAGGATGATTGCTTATACCTTCTTGACTAT GCtaatcttttaaaagtaaGAGGGGATTTACTAGACCTTGTCGATTCACGGTTAGGCTCTGATTTCAACAAGACAGAGGCGATGACGATGATCAATATCGCTCTTCAATGCACGGACATCAGTGCTGCAGATAGACCATCAATGTCAACAGTAGTTGGGATATTGGAAGGGAAAATTGCCGTGGAGGAGTTGGCTTCAGATCCCAATGTCTCAAAGCAAGATGTGAATGCAATGTGGTGCCAGATTTATCGCCAGAAAGGGAAGACGATGAGCGAAACGCAAAGTATGTTGACATGTGAGAGCGAGAGCGAGACACAAAGTATGTTGATGGATGGACCATGGACTGATTCTTCAATTGCTGACAGTGATTCCCATCCCCATCATGGTTGA
- the LOC101204969 gene encoding probable small nuclear ribonucleoprotein F isoform X1, whose translation MSIPVNPKPFLNNLTGKTVVVKLKWGMEYKGFLVSVDSYMNLQLANTEEYIDGQFTGSLGEILIRCNNVLYLRGVPEDEEIEDAERD comes from the exons ATG AGCATACCAGTTAACCCGAAGCCATTTTTGAACAATTTGACTGGAAAGACTGTGGTTGTGAAACTCAAGTGGGGAATGGAGTACAAAG GATTTCTTGTCTCGGTAGACTCGTACATGAACTTGCAG CTTGCCAATACTGAGGAATATATCGACGGGCAATTTACTGGGAGTCTTGGAGAAATATTGATCAG GTGTAACAATGTTCTTTATCTTCGAGGAGTACCAGAGGATGAAGAGATTGAAGATGCCGAGCGTGACTAG
- the LOC105435288 gene encoding zinc finger BED domain-containing protein RICESLEEPER 1, which translates to MEMSNDSSVKKPKRLTSVVWNHFERVRKADICYAVCVHCNKKLSGSSNSGTTHLRNHLMRCLKRSNYDVSQLLAAKRLKKDSSSGLANIGFDEGQRKDEFKSAIVKYDPNQRRDEVVTIASSKFDQERSQNDLARMIILHGYPLSIVEHVGFKVFVKNVQPLFEVLPNSTVEISCMEIYQKEKLKIFEIINRLPGRINVSVEMWSSSENIDYLCLTAHYIDEDWKLQKKLLNFITLDSSHTEDMLSDVIIKCLVDWGIDCKLFALTFDDFSTNYEIIRRIEEHISKQRSLLSNVRLFDVCSAAHTINAIAKDVIEAMREVNQKIRGSFKYIRSSQVTQARFNEMAHQVGITSQKILVPDNPGQWNLTYFMLETAVEYKGAFSLLQKHDSHYASALTALEWEWTTSVADYLKLFVEIVNIFSSNKSPTANIYFPEMCDVHIQLIEWCKSSDSFLNSLASKIKAKYDKYWSKCSLALAVAAVLDPRFKMKLVEYYYSQIYGSMALDRIKEVSDGIKELYDQYSICFSMVVQGSTLHGSGLPGTGNESRDRLKGFDKFLHETSQSQSVMSDLDKYLEEPVFPRNCDFNILNWWNVHTPRYPILSMMARDVIGTPMSSIVPEFAFCTTGRVLDRYRSSLSPDTRQALICAQDWLCIELEDPRPLSTASYIPLLLETN; encoded by the exons atgGAAATGTCCAACGACTCATCGGTCAAGAAACCAAAGAGGTTGACTTCGGTAGTTTGGAATCATTTTGAGAGGGTTAGAAAGGCTGATATTTGTTATGCCGTTTGCGTCCATTGCAACAAGAAACTTAGTGGCTCAAGTAATAGCGGAACCACCCATCTAAGAAACCACTTGATGCGATGTCTAAAAAGATCCAATTACGATGTTTCTCAACTACTTGCGGCCAAGAGGTTAAAAAAGGATAGTTCAAGTGGTCTTGCAAACATCGGCTTTGATGAGGGGCAAAGAAAAGATGAGTTTAAATCAGCAATTGTGAAATATGATCCGAATCAGAGAAGGGATGAAGTAGTCACCATTGCAAGTAGCAAGTTTGATCAGGAGCGGAGTCAGAATGATCTTGCTCgtatgatcatattgcatgGTTACCCATTGTCTATTGTTGAGCATGTAGGGTTTAAAGTTTTTGTCAAAAACGTTCAACCATTGTTTGAGGTATTGCCCAATAGCACTGTTGAGATTTCTTGTATGGAAATCTATCAGAAGGAGAAACTGAAGATTTTCGAAATTATTAATAGATTGCCGGGTAGAATTAACGTTTCGGTTGAAATGTGGTCTTCATcagaaaatattgattatttaTGCTTGACTGCACATTATATTGACGAGGATtggaaattacaaaagaagcttttgaattttatcacACTTGATTCTTCTCATACAGAGGATATGCTGTCGGACGTGATTATTAAATGCCTGGTGGATTGGGGCATTGACTGTAAGCTATTTGCACTGacatttgatgatttttcaaCCAATTACGAGATAATTAGAAGAATTGAGGAACACATCTCGAAGCAAAGATCTCTTTTGAGTAATGTTAGGTTATTTGATGTATGTTCTGCCGCACATACCATAAATGCAATCGCTAAAGACGTGATAGAAGCTATGCGAGAGGTTAATCAAAAGATCCGAGGgagttttaaatatattagaaGTTCACAAGTCACTCAAGCTAGGTTCAATGAGATGGCTCATCAAGTTGGAATCACCAGTCAGAAGATATTGGTCCCTGACAATCCTGGTCAATGgaatttaacatattttatgCTCGAGACAGCTGTGGAATACAAGGGTGCATTTAGTCTTCTTCAAAAGCATGATTCTCATTATGCATCAGCTCTTACTGCTTTAGAGTGGGAATGGACAACTAGCGTTGCTGActatttgaaactttttgtcGAAATTGTGAACATCTTCTCAAGCAACAAATCTCCTACggcaaatatatattttcctgAGATGTGTGATGTTCACATTCAATTAATAGAGTGGTGTAAAAGCTCGGATAGTTTTCTCAACTCCCTTGCATCGAAAATAAAGGCTAAGTATGATAAATATTGGAGCAAATGCAGTCTGGCTTTGGCAGTTGCAGCAGTTCTAGATCCAAGgttcaaaatgaaattggtCGAGTACTACTATTCGCAGATTTACGGTAGTATGGCCTTGGATCGTATCAAGGAAGTTTCTGATGGTATCAAGGAGCTTTATGATCAATATTCAATTTGCTTTTCGATGGTTGTTCAAGGTTCAACTTTGCATGGAAGTGGTTTACCTGGGACGGGCAATGAGTCTAGAGACAGGCTAAAAGGCTTTGACAAGTTTCTTCATGAGACTTCCCAAAGTCAAAGTGTGATGTCTGACTTGGACAAATATTTAGAGGAACCAGTGTTTCCTCGAAACTGTgatttcaatatattaaacTGGTGGAATGTACACACACCGAGGTACCCGATCTTGTCCATGATGGCTCGTGATGTTATCGGGACTCCAATGTCAAGTATTGTACCTGAGTTCGCATTTTGCACCACAGGTCGAGTTCTCGACCGCTATCGAAGTTCCCTAAGTCCCGATACTCGTCAAGCTTTAATATGCGCACAAGATTGGCTTTGTATTGAACTTGAAG ATCCAAGACCATTGTCTACCGCTTCGTACATACCGCTTCTGCTTGAAACCAATTAA
- the LOC101204969 gene encoding probable small nuclear ribonucleoprotein F isoform X2: MEYKGFLVSVDSYMNLQLANTEEYIDGQFTGSLGEILIRCNNVLYLRGVPEDEEIEDAERD; the protein is encoded by the exons ATGGAGTACAAAG GATTTCTTGTCTCGGTAGACTCGTACATGAACTTGCAG CTTGCCAATACTGAGGAATATATCGACGGGCAATTTACTGGGAGTCTTGGAGAAATATTGATCAG GTGTAACAATGTTCTTTATCTTCGAGGAGTACCAGAGGATGAAGAGATTGAAGATGCCGAGCGTGACTAG